A stretch of the Colias croceus chromosome 13, ilColCroc2.1 genome encodes the following:
- the LOC123697074 gene encoding uncharacterized protein LOC123697074 — protein MATVYVTFFLIVQFYVCKMEDDTEDRLMKISRRDTRWSMNSQRLEEIVAELMKPISDVRRNFDTDLSALLEEYLTEAGLHALEQSEESDPSPTEPNFAEIALLLQQSANIYSRKVDFLYQHVLSVSDSLNNSIAEETVHEDAEQVPSSSANRRRTRGQAGPEEFEPIALEPSSSARRDCAGLRPPPTLPRMYIELEPRQLTDADVQLQDAAGEPIGVLADFHVGWRLQGGFLVEELESTEYRGGPQLLEQLRSPPPAVPPLTLPQLAATPPPPSPLLPPSPFNCSTPLPPAKRERKRRCDALPDLCGAAKLLVCEEVLIKLSSCDTFSEFSVPQRWVRRVVERRSGAVLAARLRARTHGDHAEFKGFDISNGSDVGGFVGWAAAVRGATAAELRRLRPDDSDDDGFFELSSYSDEHAPSPPAPPAPAPVGVPVDAPVDAHNISSLNENPEWYLWRESVLARSSEAAPDVQLTAARLLRRLRPAAPSPSPSTPQPRANHVDELLRAENEQHGTHPAHLTLAALFLANSGNIEIIQGEPLTINSFHMRLLSDDESLLRPAAIAEFS, from the exons atggcCACCGTTTATGTTACGTTCTTCCTAATCGTTCAATTCTATGTTTGTAAAATGGAGGATGATACCGAAGATAGGTTAAT GAAAATATCGAGGAGAGACACACGTTGGAGCATGAATTCCCAAAGACTAGAAGAAATAGTGGCGGAGTTGATGAAGCCCATCAGCGACGTCCGCCGAAACTTCGACACGGACCTCAGCGCG TTGTTGGAGGAATACCTGACGGAGGCGGGGCTGCATGCCCTGGAGCAGAGCGAGGAGAGTGACCCGAGCCCCACAGAGCCCAACTTTGCAGAGATAGCTCTGTTGCTGCAACAGTCCGCTAACATTTACAGTCGGAAAGTTGACTTCCTTTATCAGCATGTGCTCAGTGTCAGTGACTCATTAAATAATAGCATAGC AGAGGAAACAGTGCACGAAGATGCAGAACAAGTGCCATCATCGTCAGCGAACAGACGCAGGACGAGAGGCCAAGCGGGGCCCGAGGAGTTCGAGCCGATAGCACTGGAGCCCAGTTCTAGCGCCCGACGGGACTGCGCGGGGCTTCGCCCCCCGCCCACGCTGCCGCGCATGTACATAGAACTGGAGCCGCGTCAGCTCACTGATGCCGACGTGCAGCTGCAAGATGCCGCGGGAGAACCCATTGGAGTGCTTGCTGACTTCCATGTGGGCTGGAGACTACAG GGTGGTTTTCTAGTCGAGGAGCTGGAGTCCACGGAGTACCGCGGCGGGCCGCAGCTGCTGGAGCAGCTCCGCTCCCCGCCCCCCGCGGTGCCCCCCCTCACGCTGCCGCAGCTGGCCGCCACCCCGCCGCCCCCCTCGCCCCTCCTGCCGCCCTCCCCCTTCAACTGCTCCACGCCGCTGCCGCCCGCCAAGCGCGAGCGGAAGCGCCGCTGTGACGCGCTGCCCGACCTCTGCGGCGCCGCCAAGCTGCTCGTGTGCGAAG AGGTGCTGATAAAGCTGAGCAGCTGCGACACGTTCAGCGAGTTCAGCGTGCCGCAGCGCTGGGTCCGGCGCGTGGTGGAGCGCCGCAGCGGGGCCGTGCTCGCCGCACGACTGCGCGCGCGCACGCACGGGGACCACGCAG AATTCAAAGGATTCGATATCTCCAATGGATCTGACGTTGGAG GTTTCGTGGGGTGGGCGGCGGCGGTGCGCGGCGCGACGGCGGCCGAGCTGCGGCGACTGCGCCCCGACGACAGCGACGACGACGGCTTCTTCGAGCTCAGCTCCTACAGCGACGAGCACGCGCCCTCGCCGCCCGCCCCGCCAGCGCCCGCGCCGGTCGGTGTGCCGGTCGACGCGCCAGTGGACGCGCACAATATT AGTTCGCTGAACGAGAACCCCGAGTGGTACCTATGGCGGGAGAGCGTATTAGCGCGCAGCAGTGAAGCAGCGCCCGACGTGCAGCTGACCGCCGCGCGCCTGCTCCGGCGCCTTCGCCCCGCCGCGCCTTCGCCCTCGCCCTCCACGCCGCAGCCCCGCGCCAACCATGTCGATGAGCTGCTGCGTGCGGAGAACGAACAGCACGGAACGCATCCCGCGCATCTCACGCTCGCTGCGCTGTTTCTG GCGAACAGCGGTAACATAGAGATAATCCAAGGGGAACCGCTAACTATAAACTCGTTCCACATGCGGCTGCTGTCGGACGACGAGTCGCTACTGCGGCCCGCCGCCATTGCGGAGTTCAGCTGA
- the LOC123697075 gene encoding tetraspanin-11-like: protein MGMSKCYSLMKCLLILFNVIFLCVGVGTCAFAGWALWDGRATETGSGKAGLGALAIWGLTLTLGAITALAGAVRGSASLLAAAFALLALSAVAEGAAAWWGAAHLPALRRALADRLAHTVRHDYGRLPASTHLVDALQAGLECCGSSSARDWQHSAWGAAEALAAGEGGAGEGGPGEGGPGDDTLDLSVAAEPTYYYVPESCCVSPEDAAACGSARRVAAASGGAARLHAAGCAGRAAAALARAARAPLAAAAALLAAHALALLLALALCLRAHPPPGYKA, encoded by the exons ATGGGCATGTCTAAGTGTTATTCCTTGATGAAATGTTTGTTAATACTCTTCAATGTGATATTTTTG TGTGTGGGTGTAGGCACATGTGCATTCGCCGGGTGGGCTCTATGGGACGGTCGCGCGACTGAGACAGGTTCAGGGAAGGCCGGCCTTGGAGCCCTGGCCATTTGGGGCTTGACTCTCACCCTTGGAGCCATCACAGCACTTGCAG GCGCGGTGCGCGGGTCGGCGTCGCTGCTGGCGGCGGCGTTCGCGCTGCTGGCGCTGAGCGCGGTGGCGGAGGGCGCGGCGGCGTGGTGGGGCGCGGCGCACCTGCCCGCGCTGCGCCGCGCGCTCGCCGACCGCCTCGCGCACACCGTGCGCCACGACTACGGCCGCCTGCCCGCCAGCACGCACCTCGTCGACGCGCTGCAGGCCGGG TTGGAATGTTGCGGGTCGAGCAGTGCTCGCGACTGGCAGCACTCGGCGTGGGGCGCGGCCGAGGCGCTGGCCGCGGGGGAGGGGGGCGCGGGGGAGGGGGGCCCGGGGGAGGGGGGCCCGGGGGACGATACGTTGGATCTCAGTGTGGCCGCTGAACCCACGTACTACTATGTGCCCGAGTCTTGTTGTGTG AGCCCCGAGGACGCGGCGGCGTGCGGGTCGGCGCGGCGCGTGGCGGCGGCGTCgggcggcgcggcgcggcTGCACGCGGCGGGGTGCGCGGGGCGCGCGGCCGCCGCGCTGGCCCGTGCCGCGCGCGCGCCGCTggccgccgccgccgcgctGCTGGCCGCGCACGCGCTGGCGCTGCTGCTGGCGCTCGCGCTGTGCCTGCGCGCGCACCCGCCGCCCGGCTACAAGGCCTAA